A window from Dermacentor albipictus isolate Rhodes 1998 colony chromosome 10, USDA_Dalb.pri_finalv2, whole genome shotgun sequence encodes these proteins:
- the LOC135911865 gene encoding uncharacterized protein has translation MLPAKPCRSSLGSNAPMKPRRRLPLLTMRLAIQLLLFGAALHLAMTYKISGTTWLVESSMSSPTLESSAPTTFHRNSLQKLNWTTCPSKRGDPTVLHFKLWDEKLAHSLRLSPQAPLRTENESWHAVTDHIHVFSAFLVTTMEQAIHITSLVRMNEPKRESTLIRHPPLVCIIRTSNTTFTRKAYVRRVFTYFSPKFENALILCPSPSEAFAEDDDVRVAVAAQGAVAASLQWLRLHRPPKKSKNKCCAVCVRPLFGALSLWKVVEFIANYRALGVKSFYFYDLNMTSDLKLLFARIQSWGVDLTLVSFKLIVDTTVIHKDVHAHGQMPALYDCIFRSLFKMEYYIHVDMDELMVPLRNKSIPEIIRKMERKTKRSIGSLVVPMRYHCSEYPLNLRYARRQYLPLQTRLFPYHSVHVRSIGLTKYIARSRTVCAPRVHQVEGHCAQNTKHVSISVSAVIKHYRQCCIYKPSSDNDKVASFYNGTLIAPDPTFEKLSTHIEGDPVVKTLRSLIGQADAM, from the exons ATGCTACCCGCAAAGCCATGCCGCTCGTCGCTGGGCTCCAATGCGCCAATGAAGCCGCGCAGACGTCTTCCTCTGCTCACAA TGCGATTGGCCATACAACTGCTCCTGTTTGGCGCTGCTCTGCATCTGGCTATGACGTACAAGATTTCTGGTACCACGTGGCTGGTGGAATCGTCGATGTCGTCTCCAACTCTGGAATCATCAGCGCCAACAACTTTCCATCGGAATTCGTTGCAGAAACTGAATT ggacaacatgtccAAGCAAGCGAGGCGATCCAACGGTGCTCCACTTCAAACTCTGGGACGAAAAACTCGCGCACTCACTGCGTCTTTCTCCTCAAGCACCGCTGAGGACGGAGAACGAGTCGTGGCACGCCGTCACTGACCACATCCACGTCTTCTCCGCGTTCCTCGTCACCACGATGGAGCAAGCCATCCACATCACCAGCCTGGTGCGAATGAATGAGCCGAAGAGAGAAAGCACGCTGATCCGACACCCACCTCTGGTGTGCATCATTCGGACGTCCAACACGACATTCACGCGCAAAGCCTACGTGCGACGAGTGTTTACCTATTTTTCGCCGAAATTCGAAAACGCCTTGATCCTGTGCCCATCACCGAGCGAAGCGTTCGCCGAGGATGACGACGTACGAGTGGCAGTAGCGGCTCAAGGTGCGGTCGCGGCCTCTTTGCAGTGGCTCCGGTTACACCGTCCGCCGAAGAAATCCAAAAATAAGTGTTGCGCCGTATGCGTCCGGCCTTTATTCGGCGCATTAAGCCTCTGGAAGGTTGTTGAATTCATAGCCAATTACAGGGCATTGGGAGTCAAAAGCTTCTACTTTTATGACCTAAATATGACCTCAGACTTGAAGCTCCTTTTCGCCAGGATTCAGTCCTGGGGAGTCGACCTGACCTTAGTCTCCTTCAAGCTCATCGTCGACACTACTGTCATTCACAAGGACGTTCATGCACACGGCCAAATGCCGGCTTTGTACGACTGCATCTTCAGATCGCTGTTCAAAATGGAGTACTACATACACGTAGATATGGACGAGCTCATGGTTCCGCTGAGAAATAAGAGCATCCCGGAAATAATCCGGAAGATGGAACGTAAGACCAAGCGCTCTATAGGAAGCCTAGTGGTACCAATGAGATACCATTGCTCCGAGTACCccctaaacttgagatacgctcGGCGCCAGTACCTGCCCCTCCAGACGAGACTGTTCCCCTACCACTCTGTGCATGTGCGTTCTATTGGTCTGACGAAGTACATCGCTCGGTCCAGGACAGTGTGTGCTCCGCGCGTCCATCAAGTCGAGGGTCATTGCGCGCAAAATACTAAGCACGTTTCTATAAGCGTAAGTGCCGTCATCAAGCACTACAGACAGTGCTGCATATACAAGCCCTCGAGCGACAACGACAAGGTCGCCTCCTTCTACAACGGCACTCTCATTGCTCCTGACCCTACGTTTGAAAAGCTTTCTACGCACATTGAAGGTGATCCGGTAGTGAAGACCTTGAGGAGTCTCATAGGTCAGGCTGACGCTATGTAG